One genomic segment of Burkholderiaceae bacterium includes these proteins:
- a CDS encoding sulfurtransferase: MFKQSWRAAGVALALWGLAGLGNQAAAQVIVDTAQVQEALKRPVQVWDVRGDKDFAKGHLPGALSVGDAAAVLRDANTEDFIATAQIARILGAAGIDPAKETVVYGSRGTWNPYFGRYALRYFGGTKVSVYHEGIEGWQAAGGPVEAGAAKPTPIALTLAPNPAVAVSTQEVLARLGKPDMQIVDARTPKEFAGADIRALRGGHIPGAVNIPYEMNWSDPETLQKLAQKSVGDNRGMSLKAPPELQALYARLDPDKETVVYCQSGARASETAGVLEQLGFRNVKVYDSSWLGYGNKLDAPAENETTFNVGALNGRIAAMQKRIDTLEKELAAKK; encoded by the coding sequence ATGTTCAAGCAATCTTGGCGGGCGGCTGGTGTGGCCCTGGCGCTGTGGGGCCTGGCGGGCCTGGGCAACCAGGCCGCGGCGCAGGTCATCGTGGACACGGCGCAGGTGCAGGAGGCCCTCAAGCGGCCCGTGCAGGTGTGGGACGTGCGCGGCGACAAGGACTTTGCCAAGGGCCATCTGCCCGGCGCGCTGTCGGTGGGCGACGCGGCGGCGGTGCTGCGCGACGCCAACACCGAGGATTTCATCGCCACGGCGCAGATCGCCAGGATTCTGGGCGCCGCCGGCATTGACCCGGCGAAGGAGACCGTGGTGTATGGCAGCCGCGGCACCTGGAACCCGTACTTCGGCCGTTACGCGCTGCGCTATTTCGGCGGCACCAAGGTCAGTGTCTACCACGAGGGCATCGAAGGCTGGCAGGCGGCGGGCGGGCCGGTCGAGGCCGGCGCGGCCAAGCCCACGCCCATCGCGCTGACACTGGCGCCCAACCCGGCGGTGGCCGTCAGCACGCAGGAGGTGCTGGCGCGCCTGGGCAAGCCGGACATGCAGATCGTCGACGCGCGCACGCCCAAGGAGTTTGCCGGCGCCGACATCCGCGCGCTGCGCGGCGGGCACATCCCGGGCGCGGTCAACATCCCCTACGAGATGAACTGGAGCGACCCCGAGACGCTGCAAAAGCTGGCGCAAAAGAGCGTGGGCGACAACCGCGGCATGTCGTTGAAGGCGCCGCCCGAGCTGCAGGCGCTGTACGCCAGGCTCGACCCGGACAAGGAGACCGTGGTGTATTGCCAGTCCGGCGCGCGCGCCAGCGAGACGGCGGGCGTGCTGGAGCAGCTGGGCTTCAGGAACGTGAAGGTGTACGACTCGTCCTGGCTGGGCTATGGCAACAAGCTGGACGCGCCGGCCGAGAACGAGACGACCTTCAACGTGGGCGCGCTCAACGGGCGCATCGCGGCCATGCAAAAGCGCATCGACACGCTGGAAAAGGAACTGGCGGCCAAGAAGTGA
- a CDS encoding rRNA pseudouridine synthase has translation MPDSPSTTPRWRRAPAPAGGSPAPQGGAGTVRLNKRLAELGLCSRREADEWIERGWVRVNGQVAVMGLKVSAQDQVAVDRRADAAQAERVTILLHKPMGYVSGQAEDGHQPAVTLVNARSHWRGDASRQRFTPTQLRGLAPAGRLDIDSVGLLVLTQDGRVARQLIGEDSSVDKEYLVRVSLGEVATNVQAVFPPAQLARLRHGLALDGQPLKPAQVDWQNPEQLRFVLREGKKRQIRRMCEQVGLHVTGLKRIRIGRVQLGQLPVGQWRYLGPDETF, from the coding sequence ATGCCCGATTCCCCATCCACCACCCCCCGCTGGCGGCGCGCGCCGGCTCCCGCGGGTGGCAGCCCCGCACCGCAAGGCGGCGCCGGCACCGTGCGGCTGAACAAGCGCCTGGCCGAGCTGGGCCTGTGCTCGCGCCGCGAGGCCGACGAATGGATCGAGCGCGGCTGGGTGCGCGTGAACGGCCAGGTGGCCGTGATGGGGCTGAAGGTGTCGGCGCAGGACCAGGTCGCCGTGGACCGCCGCGCCGACGCCGCGCAGGCCGAGCGCGTCACCATCCTGCTGCACAAGCCCATGGGCTACGTCAGCGGCCAGGCCGAGGACGGGCACCAGCCGGCGGTCACGCTGGTCAACGCACGCAGCCATTGGCGCGGCGACGCGTCACGCCAGCGCTTCACGCCCACCCAGCTGCGCGGCCTGGCGCCCGCCGGGCGGCTGGACATCGACTCGGTGGGCCTGCTGGTGCTGACGCAGGACGGCCGCGTGGCGCGCCAGTTGATCGGCGAGGACTCCAGCGTGGACAAGGAATACCTGGTGCGCGTGAGCCTGGGCGAGGTGGCCACCAACGTGCAGGCCGTCTTCCCGCCCGCTCAGCTGGCGCGCCTGCGCCACGGCCTGGCGCTGGACGGCCAGCCCCTCAAGCCCGCGCAGGTGGACTGGCAAAACCCCGAGCAGCTGCGCTTCGTGCTGCGCGAGGGCAAGAAGCGCCAGATCCGCCGCATGTGCGAGCAGGTCGGCCTGCACGTCACCGGCCTCAAGCGCATCCGCATCGGGCGCGTGCAGCTGGGGCAGCTGCCGGTGGGGCAGTGGCGCTATCTGGGGCCGGACGAGACGTTCTGA